Proteins encoded together in one Rhizobacter sp. J219 window:
- a CDS encoding enoyl-CoA hydratase/isomerase family protein has protein sequence MSDNTVLAQVRGQVGVITLNRAPALNALSLSMIRQITAALLEWRDDAAVTAVLMRGAGREGKASAFCAGGDIRFFHQAALAGDPALEDFFTEEYSLNHLVHTYGKPTVVLMDGITMGGGMGLAQGCSLRVVTEHSKLAMPETNIGLFPDVGGGWFLARCPGRVGEYLALTGQVLGAADAIEVGLADVFLPAADLPALLESLTDQPMEAGEQVLAAVRARGRPVGTAALDVHRASIDRHFAAASMPALAASLAADGSAWSADTLSALRQRSPLMMAVTLEQVRRARAMSLADELRMERGLVRRCFHLRPGAASETVEGIRALAIDKDHQPRWQPAAIEDVTPALVAPFFESPWPAHAHPLRGLA, from the coding sequence ATGAGCGACAACACCGTCCTCGCGCAAGTGCGTGGGCAAGTCGGCGTGATCACGCTGAACCGCGCGCCGGCACTCAACGCGCTGTCGCTGTCGATGATTCGCCAGATCACTGCTGCCTTGCTCGAATGGCGCGATGACGCCGCCGTCACGGCAGTGCTGATGCGCGGCGCTGGCCGCGAGGGCAAGGCATCGGCGTTCTGCGCGGGCGGCGACATCCGCTTCTTCCACCAGGCGGCCCTCGCCGGCGACCCCGCGCTCGAAGACTTCTTCACCGAGGAGTACAGCCTCAACCACCTGGTGCACACCTACGGCAAGCCGACCGTCGTGCTGATGGACGGCATCACCATGGGCGGCGGCATGGGCCTGGCGCAGGGCTGCAGCCTGCGCGTCGTCACCGAGCACAGCAAGCTTGCGATGCCCGAGACGAACATCGGCCTCTTCCCTGACGTGGGAGGCGGTTGGTTCCTAGCCCGATGCCCGGGCCGCGTCGGCGAGTACCTCGCGCTCACCGGCCAGGTGCTCGGCGCGGCCGATGCGATCGAGGTCGGCCTGGCCGACGTGTTCCTGCCGGCCGCTGACCTGCCGGCGCTGCTGGAGTCGCTCACCGATCAGCCGATGGAGGCCGGCGAGCAGGTGCTGGCCGCCGTCCGTGCCCGGGGCCGGCCCGTGGGCACTGCCGCTTTGGACGTGCACCGTGCCTCGATCGACCGCCACTTTGCTGCCGCGTCCATGCCGGCTTTGGCCGCATCACTCGCCGCCGACGGCAGCGCCTGGTCGGCCGACACGTTGAGCGCCTTGCGCCAGCGCTCGCCCTTGATGATGGCCGTCACGCTCGAACAGGTGCGCCGTGCACGCGCGATGTCGCTGGCCGACGAGCTGCGCATGGAGCGTGGCCTGGTGCGCCGGTGTTTCCACCTGCGCCCGGGGGCTGCCAGCGAGACGGTGGAAGGCATCCGCGCCCTGGCGATCGACAAGGACCACCAGCCCCGCTGGCAGCCGGCCGCCATCGAAGACGTGACGCCGGCCCTGGTGGCGCCATTCTTCGAGAGCCCTTGGCCGGCACATGCGCATCCGCTGCGCGGCCTCGCCTGA
- the typA gene encoding translational GTPase TypA codes for MTRQIRNIAIIAHVDHGKTTMVDQLLRQSGTFAEHEKVVDTVMDNNAIERERGITILAKNCAVSWQGTHINIVDTPGHADFGGEVERALSMVDGVVLLIDAQEGPMPQTRFVTKKALALGLKPIVVVNKVDKPGAKPDAVINAAFDLFDKLGANDEQLDFPVVYASGINGWTSLTEGAPGEQWGPDMSALFDTILKHVPPNAGNPEAPLQLQISALDFSSFVGRIGVGRISQGTLKPAMDVLVMEGPDGKSAKGRVNQVLTFQGLDRVQVTEAGPGDIVLINGIEDIGIGVTVTSPTDPAPLPMLKVDEPTLTMNFCVNTSPLAGREGKFVTSRQIWDRLQKELQHNVALRVKETDEDGIFEVSGRGELHLTILLENMRREGYELAVSKPRVVFKEINGEKCEPIELVTADVEEQHQGGVMQALGERKGEMVNMEPDGRGRVRLEYRIPARGLIGFSNEFMNLTRGSGLISNIFDGYEPHKGEIGGRKNGVLISMDDGEIFTYALGKLDDRGRMFVKANDPVYEGMIVGIHNRDNDLVVNATRTKQLTNFRVSGKEDAIKITPPIDLTLEYGVEFIDDDELVEITPKSIRVRKRYLKEHERKRASREAA; via the coding sequence ATGACAAGACAGATCCGCAACATCGCCATCATCGCCCACGTGGACCATGGCAAGACCACGATGGTGGACCAGCTGCTTCGCCAGTCCGGCACCTTCGCCGAACACGAAAAAGTGGTCGACACCGTGATGGACAACAACGCCATCGAACGCGAGCGTGGCATCACCATCCTGGCGAAGAACTGCGCGGTCAGCTGGCAGGGCACCCACATCAACATCGTCGACACCCCGGGGCACGCCGACTTCGGCGGCGAGGTCGAGCGGGCGCTGTCGATGGTCGACGGCGTGGTGTTGCTGATCGACGCCCAGGAAGGCCCGATGCCGCAGACGCGCTTCGTGACCAAGAAGGCGCTCGCGCTCGGCCTCAAGCCCATCGTGGTCGTCAACAAGGTCGACAAGCCCGGCGCCAAGCCCGACGCGGTGATCAACGCCGCCTTCGACCTCTTCGACAAGCTCGGCGCCAACGACGAGCAGCTCGACTTCCCGGTCGTCTACGCCTCCGGCATCAACGGCTGGACCTCGCTGACCGAAGGCGCGCCCGGCGAGCAGTGGGGCCCCGACATGTCGGCGCTCTTCGACACCATCTTGAAGCACGTGCCACCGAACGCCGGCAACCCCGAGGCGCCGCTGCAGCTGCAGATCTCGGCGCTGGACTTCTCGTCTTTCGTCGGCCGCATCGGTGTGGGCCGCATCAGCCAGGGCACGCTGAAGCCCGCGATGGACGTGCTCGTGATGGAAGGCCCCGACGGCAAGTCGGCCAAGGGCCGCGTCAACCAGGTGCTGACCTTCCAGGGCCTCGACCGAGTGCAGGTCACCGAAGCCGGCCCCGGCGACATCGTGCTGATCAACGGCATCGAAGACATCGGCATCGGCGTCACCGTGACCAGCCCCACCGACCCGGCCCCGCTGCCCATGCTGAAGGTCGACGAGCCCACGCTGACGATGAACTTCTGCGTGAACACGAGCCCGCTCGCCGGCCGCGAAGGCAAGTTCGTCACCAGCCGCCAGATCTGGGACCGCCTGCAAAAGGAACTGCAGCACAACGTCGCCCTGCGCGTGAAGGAGACCGACGAAGACGGCATCTTCGAGGTCTCGGGCCGTGGCGAACTGCACCTGACCATCCTGCTGGAGAACATGCGCCGCGAGGGCTACGAGCTGGCCGTGAGCAAGCCGCGCGTGGTGTTCAAGGAAATCAACGGCGAGAAGTGCGAGCCCATCGAGCTCGTGACCGCCGACGTGGAAGAGCAGCACCAGGGCGGCGTGATGCAGGCGCTCGGCGAGCGCAAGGGCGAGATGGTCAACATGGAGCCGGACGGCCGTGGCCGCGTGCGCCTCGAGTACCGCATTCCGGCGCGTGGCCTGATCGGCTTCAGCAACGAGTTCATGAACCTGACCCGCGGCTCGGGCCTCATCAGCAACATCTTCGACGGCTACGAGCCGCACAAGGGCGAGATCGGGGGCCGCAAGAACGGCGTGTTGATCTCCATGGACGACGGCGAGATCTTCACCTACGCGCTTGGCAAGCTGGATGACCGCGGCCGCATGTTCGTGAAGGCCAACGACCCGGTGTACGAGGGCATGATCGTCGGCATCCACAACCGCGACAACGACCTCGTGGTCAACGCCACGCGCACCAAGCAGCTCACCAACTTCCGCGTGTCCGGCAAGGAAGACGCGATCAAGATCACGCCGCCGATCGACCTCACGCTGGAATACGGCGTCGAGTTCATCGACGACGACGAGCTGGTCGAGATCACGCCCAAGTCGATCCGCGTGCGCAAGCGTTACCTCAAGGAACACGAGCGCAAGCGCGCTTCGCGCGAAGCTGCCTAA
- a CDS encoding alpha/beta fold hydrolase translates to MPPPESHPADPKAPNALLLLMEGRAPWELAAAIAAAPFYNRLPPGDGHPVLVFPGLSAPDITTLPLRTFLRSRGYTPYEWEQGFNLGPREGVLERCRERTEILAQKHGETVSLVGWSLGGIYAREIAKEVPQHTRCVITLGTPFSGHPRANNAWRLYEYLSGHKLSEADPLIDQVRQAPPVPTTSVYSRTDGVVSWRCSLNEASPLTENIGIHASHFGLGMNPLALYIVADRLAQKPGAWRPFEAPSAARWLFKTTPGAAVSTKRVPRSS, encoded by the coding sequence ATGCCGCCTCCCGAATCCCACCCCGCCGACCCCAAGGCCCCCAACGCCTTGCTGTTGCTGATGGAGGGGCGTGCACCCTGGGAACTGGCGGCCGCCATCGCTGCCGCACCGTTCTACAACCGGCTGCCGCCCGGTGATGGCCACCCGGTGCTCGTCTTCCCCGGGCTCAGCGCGCCCGACATCACCACGCTGCCCCTGCGCACCTTCCTGCGCTCGCGCGGCTACACACCCTACGAGTGGGAGCAGGGCTTCAACCTCGGCCCGCGCGAGGGCGTGCTGGAGCGCTGCCGTGAGCGCACGGAGATCCTGGCGCAAAAGCACGGCGAAACGGTGAGCCTCGTCGGCTGGAGCCTCGGCGGCATCTACGCCCGCGAGATCGCGAAAGAAGTGCCGCAGCACACGCGCTGCGTCATCACGCTCGGCACGCCTTTCAGCGGCCACCCGCGCGCCAACAACGCCTGGCGCCTGTACGAATACCTGAGCGGCCACAAGCTGAGCGAAGCCGATCCGCTGATCGACCAGGTGCGCCAGGCCCCGCCGGTGCCCACCACCTCGGTGTATTCGCGCACCGATGGCGTGGTGTCGTGGCGCTGCAGCCTGAACGAAGCCTCGCCGCTGACGGAGAACATCGGCATCCACGCCAGCCACTTCGGCCTCGGCATGAACCCGCTCGCGCTCTACATCGTGGCCGATCGCCTGGCGCAGAAGCCCGGCGCGTGGCGGCCCTTCGAAGCCCCGAGCGCCGCCAGGTGGCTCTTCAAGACCACGCCGGGCGCAGCGGTATCCACCAAGCGCGTGCCGCGCTCCAGCTGA
- a CDS encoding DMT family transporter, which produces MRLTHGRAAALMVLVTLLWSIAGVVTRHLDAAASFEVTFWRSAFNALGLGIALHWMRGPALWRGLAHSPWPVWVSGLCWSVMFTAFMVALTLTRVANVLVTMALGPLITALFARLFLHHKLALRTWAAIVVAGAGIGWMFSQGASANEAGALAGIVVALAVPVAAAINWTVLQHVSHGNDEAHDMLPAVLIGAVISSLVTLPLAAPFKATPHDVALLGMLGVVQLAIPCLLVVRLSRVLPAPELSLLGLLEVIFGVLWAWWGAGEAPGTTALTGGALVIGALVANELVALRSSARASEKRR; this is translated from the coding sequence ATGCGGCTCACCCACGGCCGCGCGGCCGCGCTGATGGTGCTGGTGACGCTCCTGTGGAGCATCGCCGGCGTCGTCACCCGCCACCTGGACGCAGCCGCCAGCTTCGAAGTCACCTTCTGGCGCAGTGCATTCAATGCGCTGGGCCTCGGGATCGCGCTGCACTGGATGCGCGGACCGGCGCTCTGGCGCGGGCTCGCGCACTCGCCGTGGCCGGTGTGGGTGTCCGGCTTGTGCTGGTCGGTCATGTTCACCGCCTTCATGGTGGCGCTCACGCTCACCCGCGTGGCCAACGTGCTCGTGACGATGGCGCTCGGGCCGTTGATCACGGCGCTCTTCGCGCGACTCTTCCTTCACCACAAGCTCGCGCTGCGCACCTGGGCGGCGATCGTGGTCGCGGGCGCGGGCATCGGCTGGATGTTCAGCCAGGGGGCCAGTGCCAACGAGGCCGGGGCGCTTGCGGGCATCGTCGTGGCGTTAGCGGTGCCGGTGGCCGCGGCGATCAACTGGACGGTGCTGCAGCACGTGAGCCACGGCAACGACGAGGCCCACGACATGCTCCCGGCAGTGCTGATCGGCGCCGTGATCTCGTCGCTCGTCACGCTGCCGCTGGCCGCGCCCTTCAAGGCCACGCCGCATGACGTGGCACTGCTCGGCATGTTGGGCGTGGTGCAACTCGCGATTCCTTGCCTGCTGGTCGTGCGCCTCAGCCGTGTGCTGCCGGCGCCCGAACTCTCGCTGCTCGGCCTGCTGGAAGTGATCTTCGGCGTGCTGTGGGCCTGGTGGGGGGCTGGCGAAGCGCCGGGCACCACAGCGCTTACCGGCGGTGCGCTGGTGATCGGTGCGCTGGTGGCCAACGAACTGGTGGCCTTGCGGTCCTCGGCACGAGCTTCGGAGAAACGACGATGA
- the truB gene encoding tRNA pseudouridine(55) synthase TruB, translating into MQPQRVRIPKRAVHGVLLLDKPLGLSSNDALQKAKRLYRAEKAGHTGTLDPLATGLLPLCFGAATKFSQVSLDADKRYTATLKLGETTTTADAEGAVTKRREVSVTREQIETACRRFTGAIDQVPPMHSALKKDGKALYEYARAGQDVEREPRTITIHRIDILDWQHDRLVIDVRCSKGTYIRTLAEDIGEALGCGAHLSALRRTGSGPLTLIGAVSLEQLTAQTEAERDALLQPADTLLADCPLVRLNDEDAGRFLSGVRRRTPLADAKQVRVYGPQPTAFLGSGHIAAGELISTRLLSPLEVQGLLNTHPAQESYS; encoded by the coding sequence ATGCAGCCGCAACGCGTCCGAATCCCCAAGCGCGCCGTCCACGGCGTGCTGCTGCTCGACAAGCCACTTGGCCTGTCGAGCAACGACGCATTGCAGAAAGCCAAGCGCCTCTACCGTGCCGAAAAGGCCGGCCACACCGGCACGCTCGACCCGCTGGCGACCGGCTTGTTGCCCCTGTGCTTCGGCGCGGCCACCAAGTTCTCGCAGGTGAGCCTGGATGCTGACAAACGCTACACCGCCACGCTGAAGCTCGGCGAGACCACGACGACGGCCGATGCCGAAGGCGCGGTGACGAAGAGACGCGAGGTCAGCGTGACCCGCGAGCAGATCGAAACCGCCTGCCGCCGTTTCACCGGCGCCATCGACCAAGTGCCGCCGATGCACTCGGCCCTGAAGAAAGACGGCAAGGCGCTCTATGAATACGCCCGCGCCGGCCAGGATGTCGAGCGCGAGCCCCGCACCATCACGATTCACCGCATCGACATCCTCGACTGGCAGCATGACCGCCTGGTGATCGACGTCCGTTGCAGCAAGGGCACTTACATCCGTACGCTGGCCGAAGACATCGGCGAGGCGCTCGGCTGTGGCGCGCATTTGTCCGCATTGCGGCGCACCGGCAGTGGCCCCTTGACGCTCATAGGCGCCGTGAGCCTGGAACAATTGACGGCCCAGACCGAGGCCGAGCGCGACGCGCTGCTGCAGCCCGCCGACACGCTGCTCGCCGACTGTCCTCTGGTGCGGCTGAACGATGAAGACGCCGGCCGCTTTCTGAGTGGCGTGCGCCGCCGCACCCCGCTGGCAGATGCGAAACAGGTGCGTGTCTACGGCCCGCAGCCCACGGCGTTTCTCGGCAGCGGCCACATCGCCGCCGGCGAACTGATTTCAACGCGGCTTTTGAGTCCGCTGGAGGTGCAGGGCCTCCTCAACACCCATCCTGCGCAAGAGAGCTACTCATGA
- the rbfA gene encoding 30S ribosome-binding factor RbfA, with translation MRHKRSIPNRGFRIADQIQRDLSELIRELKDPRIGMVTLQAVEVSPDYAHAKVYFSVLVGDVAECEAALNEAAGFLRNGLFKRLQIHTVPTLHFQFDRTTERAAELSALIQQANSTRAKED, from the coding sequence ATGCGACACAAACGATCCATCCCCAACCGCGGTTTCCGCATCGCCGACCAGATCCAGCGCGACCTGTCGGAGCTGATCCGCGAGCTGAAGGACCCCCGCATCGGCATGGTCACCCTGCAGGCCGTGGAGGTGTCGCCCGACTACGCTCACGCCAAGGTGTACTTTTCGGTGCTGGTTGGTGACGTGGCGGAGTGCGAAGCTGCGCTGAACGAAGCGGCAGGCTTCCTGCGCAACGGCCTTTTCAAGCGCCTGCAAATCCACACCGTGCCGACGCTGCATTTCCAGTTCGACCGGACCACGGAACGTGCTGCCGAGTTGAGCGCCTTGATCCAGCAGGCGAATTCCACACGGGCCAAGGAAGACTGA